A genome region from Cognatishimia activa includes the following:
- a CDS encoding cytochrome P450: MEMPPKPPARPDRVSLIQYMRLFKKDLLSAQPARLYRAWMAEFRTPFFRSYLLNQPDLVKTVLKERPDDFPKSGRVAEGLRPLLGDSVFLTNGETWKRQRRIIDPAFEGGRLREIYPAMYEAAEASVARLKARVGEPIEIEEETSHASADIIFRTLFSIPIENEIATQVFTQFRDYQRSQPILNIAAFVPLPRWMPRFFGRSTKSTAREIRRLITQLTEERSAEIERGTAPEDLATKIMTTKDPETGETFTPQEMVDQVAIFFLAGHETSASALAWTLYLMALYPDWQEQVAEEAQALDGTEFGQISKLKISRDVFRESLRLYPPVPMMVRQNTCPETFRERDIKRGSQMVLSPWHLHRHERLWENPDGFDPTRWGTDNGKQCMREAYMPFSSGPRVCTGAGFAMVEGVLMLSMILKHFRITRVEGRDPEPVAHLTVRSKDGIWLTLQPR; the protein is encoded by the coding sequence ATGGAGATGCCTCCTAAGCCCCCGGCGCGGCCTGATCGTGTGTCTTTGATCCAGTATATGCGACTGTTTAAAAAGGATCTTTTGTCGGCCCAACCCGCGCGGCTCTATCGAGCGTGGATGGCTGAATTTCGCACGCCGTTTTTTCGGTCGTATCTGTTGAACCAGCCTGATCTGGTGAAAACGGTCCTCAAAGAACGCCCCGATGATTTTCCTAAATCGGGTCGAGTTGCCGAGGGTCTGCGCCCGTTGCTTGGGGACTCTGTGTTCCTGACCAATGGAGAGACGTGGAAGCGCCAACGCCGCATTATTGATCCGGCCTTTGAAGGTGGTCGCCTGCGCGAGATTTATCCCGCGATGTATGAGGCTGCTGAGGCTTCGGTCGCGCGGCTCAAGGCGCGGGTCGGAGAGCCGATTGAGATCGAAGAAGAGACCAGCCACGCGTCGGCGGACATTATCTTTCGAACGCTGTTTTCGATCCCGATTGAAAACGAAATTGCGACGCAGGTTTTCACCCAGTTTCGCGACTATCAACGCAGCCAGCCGATCCTTAACATTGCGGCCTTTGTGCCTCTGCCGCGCTGGATGCCGCGGTTTTTTGGGCGCTCGACCAAATCCACGGCCCGCGAAATTCGCCGTTTGATCACGCAATTGACCGAGGAGAGATCGGCAGAGATCGAACGAGGCACGGCACCTGAGGATCTGGCGACCAAAATCATGACCACCAAGGATCCTGAGACGGGCGAGACATTTACCCCGCAGGAAATGGTCGATCAGGTCGCGATCTTTTTTCTGGCAGGGCATGAGACCTCTGCCTCCGCGCTGGCCTGGACGCTCTATCTGATGGCGCTTTATCCAGACTGGCAGGAGCAGGTGGCCGAGGAAGCGCAGGCATTGGACGGCACTGAGTTTGGGCAGATCAGCAAGCTCAAGATTTCGCGGGATGTGTTCCGAGAGTCCCTCAGGCTCTATCCGCCGGTACCAATGATGGTGCGGCAGAATACCTGCCCTGAAACGTTCCGAGAGCGGGATATCAAGCGCGGCAGTCAGATGGTTCTCAGCCCTTGGCATCTGCATCGCCATGAACGGCTGTGGGAGAACCCTGATGGGTTTGATCCGACCCGTTGGGGCACGGACAACGGCAAGCAATGCATGCGCGAGGCCTATATGCCGTTTTCCAGCGGTCCGCGTGTTTGCACGGGGGCTGGGTTTGCGATGGTTGAGGGGGTCTTGATGCTGTCGATGATCCTCAAGCATTTTCGGATTACGCGGGTTGAGGGGCGTGATCCGGAGCCTGTGGCGCATCTGACGGTGCGGAGTAAGGATGGGATTTGGCTGACGTTGCAGCCGAGATGA
- a CDS encoding cytochrome c biogenesis CcdA family protein yields MFGIEIIDAALLPAMIVALLAGVMSFLSPCVLPIVPPYLAYMSGVSVTDLSEGKAKNTALMPALFFVMGLSTVFLFLGFTASAIGSLFLQYQGWFNTLAGILVMIFGAHFIGIYRIGFLDREARIDVGDRGGSSFGAYILGLAFAFGWTPCIGPQLGAILSIAASEASVTRGTLLLAVYAMGLGIPFLLVAAYLPRLTGLMSWMKRHMEQIERVMGLLLWTIGLLMLTGGFSAFSYWLLEAFPALALVG; encoded by the coding sequence ATGTTCGGAATCGAAATCATAGACGCAGCCCTGCTGCCCGCCATGATCGTCGCGCTTTTGGCCGGCGTTATGTCTTTCCTCAGCCCCTGCGTGCTGCCCATTGTGCCGCCCTATCTGGCCTATATGAGCGGGGTTTCGGTCACCGATCTGTCAGAGGGAAAGGCCAAGAACACGGCACTCATGCCAGCGCTTTTCTTTGTGATGGGGCTGTCGACGGTGTTTTTGTTCCTTGGGTTCACAGCCTCGGCCATTGGCTCGCTATTTTTGCAATATCAGGGCTGGTTCAACACGCTGGCGGGCATCCTCGTGATGATCTTTGGCGCGCATTTCATTGGCATCTATCGCATCGGTTTCCTTGATCGCGAAGCGCGTATTGATGTGGGTGATCGCGGTGGCAGTTCCTTTGGTGCCTATATCCTCGGCCTGGCGTTCGCCTTCGGCTGGACGCCCTGCATTGGTCCTCAACTGGGCGCGATCCTGTCGATTGCCGCGTCTGAAGCCTCTGTGACGCGCGGCACGCTGCTGCTAGCGGTTTACGCGATGGGGCTTGGTATTCCGTTTTTGCTGGTCGCAGCCTACTTGCCGCGTCTGACGGGGCTCATGAGCTGGATGAAACGTCATATGGAACAGATCGAGCGCGTCATGGGGCTGTTGCTCTGGACCATCGGCCTTTTGATGCTGACGGGCGGATTCTCGGCCTTCTCCTATTGGTTGCTCGAAGCATTCCCGGCCTTGGCGCTTGTGGGCTAA
- a CDS encoding sulfurtransferase TusA family protein, producing MSDDIFEIDAIGLLCPLPVLRLRKRMQPLATGTRIRLLADDPAAIVDVPHFCNENGHVLAAQSEADGVLTFEVIKR from the coding sequence ATGTCTGACGATATCTTTGAAATCGACGCTATCGGGCTGCTGTGTCCCCTGCCCGTTCTGCGCCTGCGCAAACGAATGCAGCCGCTGGCCACTGGCACGCGCATTCGCCTCTTGGCGGATGATCCGGCCGCTATCGTCGACGTCCCACATTTCTGCAATGAAAACGGCCATGTACTGGCGGCGCAGTCTGAGGCTGACGGCGTTCTGACATTTGAGGTCATCAAGCGCTAG
- a CDS encoding M20 aminoacylase family protein — translation MLDLKTFRRDLHAHPETGFDLMRTPKVIGEVLEKAGLEVTYGVGKTGLVATLRRGPEETAIGFRADMDALPITEATNLPYRSQLEGKFHGCGHDGHSTMLLGAALELAQDSAFNRTVHFIFQPDEENGNGAAAMIADGLFDRFPMVEIYGLHNMPGMALGHFATQPGPFCAFEDNFEIRIQGQGGHASMPEKGVDPIVVGAAIVQQLQSIVSRALSPKDHGVVSVTEFITDGARNILASNVSLRGDCRGFHQEVSDLIETRMRAIASGVSAAYGASVEVEYSTSFRPLVNDPSATETLSAAARQTGELNDAYGRVGFSEDFAEFLTHRPGAFVLMGNGTEGAFAMPLHNPSYDFNDAAIPHGIAFWCQLARQGM, via the coding sequence ATGCTCGACCTCAAAACCTTTCGCCGAGACTTGCATGCGCACCCGGAAACCGGGTTTGACTTGATGCGCACGCCGAAAGTGATCGGTGAAGTGCTTGAGAAGGCTGGGCTTGAGGTCACCTACGGCGTTGGCAAAACCGGCCTGGTCGCCACACTGCGGCGCGGGCCTGAAGAGACGGCTATTGGCTTTCGCGCCGACATGGACGCGCTGCCGATCACCGAGGCGACAAACCTCCCCTATCGCTCTCAACTCGAAGGGAAATTTCACGGTTGCGGCCATGACGGTCACAGCACGATGCTATTGGGAGCAGCGCTGGAGCTCGCGCAGGATTCCGCGTTCAACCGCACGGTCCATTTCATATTTCAACCGGATGAGGAAAACGGCAATGGCGCAGCCGCGATGATCGCGGATGGCCTGTTTGACCGCTTTCCAATGGTCGAAATATATGGCCTACACAATATGCCCGGCATGGCGCTCGGGCATTTCGCCACGCAACCTGGTCCTTTCTGCGCCTTTGAAGACAACTTCGAGATCCGCATTCAAGGCCAAGGCGGCCATGCATCTATGCCAGAAAAAGGCGTGGACCCCATCGTAGTTGGCGCGGCAATTGTGCAGCAACTTCAAAGCATAGTGTCGCGCGCGCTTTCGCCCAAGGACCATGGCGTCGTCTCAGTCACCGAGTTCATCACCGACGGCGCCCGCAATATCCTAGCGAGCAACGTCTCCTTGCGAGGCGATTGCCGCGGGTTTCACCAAGAGGTGTCAGACCTTATTGAAACCCGAATGCGCGCGATCGCGAGCGGTGTAAGCGCCGCCTATGGGGCGTCAGTTGAGGTCGAATATTCCACCTCATTCCGTCCTTTGGTGAATGATCCAAGCGCCACCGAAACCTTGTCAGCCGCCGCGCGCCAGACCGGAGAGCTGAATGACGCCTATGGGCGGGTCGGGTTTTCTGAGGATTTCGCGGAATTCCTCACCCATCGCCCCGGCGCTTTTGTGTTGATGGGCAATGGCACCGAAGGGGCCTTTGCGATGCCACTTCACAATCCATCCTACGACTTTAATGATGCGGCGATCCCGCATGGCATCGCGTTCTGGTGTCAACTGGCGCGGCAAGGCATGTAA
- a CDS encoding HAD family hydrolase has translation MTKPAAFLFDMDGLLLDTERLFLQSFLKLTGQIGIPSMVAKPFFMTLVGTSSKTTSIRLAELLPRGVDPRAFETKWRDMHAQNVSKGVPLKPYVKDVLDSLADQQARMAVVTSTYGEPARHHLQHAGIFEYFEQVKAGDEVSANKPDPAPYREAAEALGVDPKDCVAFEDSDLGTQAAVAAGCLTYQIPDLRPAGKALPDLGQKVRPNLRAALIDLGLIAETTV, from the coding sequence ATGACCAAACCCGCCGCTTTTTTGTTTGATATGGATGGGTTGCTCTTGGATACCGAGCGGCTGTTCCTTCAGTCGTTTCTGAAATTGACGGGGCAGATTGGCATCCCGAGCATGGTTGCTAAGCCGTTCTTTATGACGTTGGTTGGAACCAGTTCTAAAACAACGTCAATTCGTTTGGCCGAACTGCTGCCCCGGGGCGTAGACCCGCGAGCCTTTGAGACCAAGTGGCGCGACATGCATGCCCAAAATGTATCTAAAGGCGTGCCGCTGAAACCTTATGTAAAAGACGTGCTCGACAGTCTTGCCGATCAACAGGCGCGCATGGCCGTTGTGACCTCGACCTACGGAGAACCGGCACGGCATCACCTGCAGCACGCGGGGATTTTTGAGTATTTTGAGCAGGTGAAAGCCGGGGATGAGGTCTCTGCCAATAAGCCGGATCCAGCGCCCTATCGTGAGGCGGCTGAGGCTCTGGGTGTAGATCCCAAAGACTGTGTGGCCTTTGAGGATAGCGATCTTGGGACGCAGGCGGCGGTGGCTGCGGGGTGCCTGACGTATCAAATTCCTGATCTGCGCCCTGCGGGCAAAGCGCTGCCTGACTTGGGGCAAAAGGTGCGGCCAAACCTGCGCGCGGCGCTGATAGACCTAGGGTTGATTGCCGAAACCACGGTTTAA
- a CDS encoding sigma-54-dependent transcriptional regulator, protein MAQAMKIAIVDDERDMRQSISQWLALSGYDTETFASAEDALKTLGPEYPGIVISDIKMPGMDGMQFLKKLMGSDSALPVIMITGHGDVPMAVEAMRVGAFDFLEKPFNPDRMSQLAKKASNARRLVLDNRALRKELSDGAQLIKKLVGSSPVMTRLKEDILDLGQADGHVLIDGETGTGKTLVAHALHAVGSRAGKKFVLVSCSALEEDALTKRLFGPMLPEDSQLPAIEEARGGTLVLEDIEALSDTLQARLLSAINEQGTPAETRIIAICNLQEQNRTCEDALRRDLFYRLAALRITVPPLRQRGEDILTLFTRQSEQFAEEYGCETPKVSAQEAAQLLQAPWPGNVRQLINLAERAVLQSRRGGGTIASLLMNDHEEMQPVMTTEGKPLKEYVEAFERMLIDNTMRRHRGSIASVMEELCLPRRTLNEKMAKYGLARADYL, encoded by the coding sequence ATGGCTCAGGCAATGAAGATCGCGATTGTGGATGACGAACGGGATATGCGTCAGTCCATCAGCCAATGGTTGGCGCTGTCGGGCTATGACACCGAGACCTTCGCGAGTGCCGAGGACGCGCTGAAAACGCTGGGGCCGGAATATCCGGGGATTGTGATTTCCGACATCAAGATGCCGGGCATGGACGGGATGCAGTTTCTGAAAAAGCTGATGGGCTCGGATAGCGCTTTGCCGGTGATTATGATCACAGGGCACGGCGATGTGCCTATGGCAGTTGAGGCGATGCGCGTCGGCGCGTTTGATTTTCTGGAGAAGCCGTTCAATCCGGATCGTATGAGTCAGCTTGCGAAAAAGGCCTCCAATGCGCGTCGGCTGGTGCTGGACAACCGCGCCTTGCGCAAGGAACTTTCTGACGGGGCGCAGCTGATCAAAAAGCTCGTTGGCTCGTCGCCTGTGATGACGCGGCTTAAGGAAGATATCCTGGATCTGGGCCAGGCCGATGGGCATGTGCTGATTGATGGCGAGACCGGCACGGGCAAGACTTTAGTGGCGCATGCGTTGCATGCGGTTGGGTCGCGCGCCGGTAAGAAATTCGTATTGGTAAGCTGTTCTGCACTCGAAGAAGACGCGCTGACCAAACGCCTCTTTGGGCCGATGTTGCCTGAGGACAGCCAACTGCCCGCAATTGAGGAAGCGCGGGGCGGGACGCTTGTATTGGAAGATATTGAAGCGCTGTCAGATACTTTGCAGGCGCGCTTGCTGAGCGCGATCAACGAGCAGGGGACCCCGGCGGAGACGCGTATCATTGCGATCTGCAACCTGCAGGAGCAAAACCGCACCTGCGAGGACGCGCTCCGTCGGGATCTTTTCTATCGGCTGGCGGCCTTGCGGATCACGGTGCCTCCGCTCAGGCAACGGGGCGAAGACATCCTGACGCTGTTCACGCGCCAGTCCGAACAGTTTGCCGAAGAATATGGCTGTGAGACGCCGAAAGTCTCCGCGCAAGAGGCAGCGCAACTGTTGCAGGCGCCTTGGCCTGGCAATGTGCGTCAGCTGATCAATCTGGCGGAACGCGCGGTGCTGCAGTCGCGGCGGGGCGGGGGCACGATTGCGTCTCTGTTGATGAACGACCACGAGGAAATGCAGCCGGTGATGACCACCGAAGGAAAGCCGTTGAAGGAATACGTCGAGGCCTTTGAACGCATGTTGATCGACAACACCATGCGGCGTCATCGCGGATCAATTGCCTCTGTCATGGAAGAGCTTTGTCTGCCGCGTCGAACGCTGAATGAGAAGATGGCAAAATACGGCCTCGCGCGAGCGGATTACCTGTAA